A window of Clostridium estertheticum genomic DNA:
ACACCAAGGCATGTATATTACATTGTATCTTTAATACAGTAAGAATACAGTAAGAATACTGAAAGAAAAGGTGGAAATATGGAGTATGATAAATTATTAGAGAAGGTTGATTATTTACAAAATGCAATGATATCATTTGCTACAAATGATACTTATGATAATGAGGAATATGAACAGTATGGGGTTGTTTACACATATCGTCCAAAAGTTCAATAGAGAGTTAAATCTTAATATTGAATGTAACACAACTCACTTGTGTTACATTCGTAAAATTCCTCTTAACCCTTGACAGAAAAAATGTCGGGGACAAAAACAAACAGGCCTGAACAAATGCGCTTAAAAGATAAGGTAAGAGCAGGTGATACCATTATTGTAGAAAGCTTTTCTCGATTGGGAAGAAGTACACGGGATTTGATGGAGCTCGTAGACTATTTCAAGAGCAATGGAATAATATTAATAAGTATTAAAGAAAATTTTGATACAAATACGCCACAAGGAAACTTAATGCTTACAGTTTTTGAAGCATTTAGCCAATTTGAGAGAGATCTCATAGTGCAAAGAACAAAAGAAGGTTTAGAAAGTGCGAGAGCCAGAGGACGAAAAGGTGGTAGACCTAAAGTTAAAGAGAGAAATATTGAAAAAGCTTTAAAACTATACAATTCGAAAGAATATAGCATTAGCGAAATAGTAACAATGTCTGGAATTAGTCAGGCAACGT
This region includes:
- a CDS encoding recombinase family protein — protein: MSGTKTNRPEQMRLKDKVRAGDTIIVESFSRLGRSTRDLMELVDYFKSNGIILISIKENFDTNTPQGNLMLTVFEAFSQFERDLIVQRTKEGLESARARGRKGGRPKVKERNIEKALKLYNSKEYSISEIVTMSGISQATLYRYIQKQGNSSGNTINPTNEKTPQIRMSLRVENNNKFVRGKKKARENIERYLEYYYKMQKASSSDDDYIIFVKYKDIDDLKNTVYEIFRELENEADAKNCFTEGDASCDELNLNW